A window of Sutcliffiella cohnii contains these coding sequences:
- a CDS encoding YqzL family protein gives MLDFTWKVFTETGNIDTYLLFKELEKDRTELPETDEELAHRDVPIS, from the coding sequence ATGTTAGATTTTACCTGGAAAGTTTTTACCGAGACAGGTAATATTGATACCTATCTATTATTTAAAGAGCTTGAAAAGGATCGAACTGAATTACCCGAAACAGACGAAGAACTAGCGCATCGAGATGTACCAATTTCGTAA
- a CDS encoding HD family phosphohydrolase, whose product MRRNTPFYTYIKRLKKFRFYHIIVYALLGLIMFALMYSNVTPENLQLSIGDKADRNLRAPQFTIDTEKTEEKRNEAAGAVEHVYVLDEEKAVQQVERIHIIIDSVETTKQEVAKLGEQEVLNEEGEIEIQQVDIPLEEQMAILQEKLTSKLPSDWRRDIQEEDLITLLNADFNQLSVLRNATITAVHNAMQQEILTVADRDDARKSFETEMRITSIPGDSENSIRNVGINIGKIAIIPNKFYDSKATQDERQAAKDAVEPVEIATGQLLVKEGETITRELHRQLEVAGLLNTNKSIFSYVGLALLIAIMLASLVYLFNGKEISSHNKNSYLTMYLIIFTITLLIMKVISLFQQFENAAQIGFIAPVAMGAMLTKMLINERTAVITSIIFGICGSIIYNEFPGTLNYSLGIYLLVSSVAGVLFLSQHNRRSTILQAGMFISLINVGMIISLLAIKNTNFFMMNGLLNLGTNITMAVGSGVVAAVLTIGLLPFFEAGFGMLSTMKLLELSNPNHPLLRKILMETPGTYHHSVMVANLAESACEAVGANGLLARVASYYHDIGKTKRPNYFIENQMGRENPHDKLPPQTSKNIIVAHATDGAEILRQHNMPKEIIDIAAEHHGTSLLKFFYHKAKEQNSEVEEQEYRYPGPKAQSKEAAIVGTADSIEAAVRSLNNPTPERIETIVKAIIKDRIQDEQYSECDITFKELELISQSFCETLQGIFHSRIEYPEAANKKVEGK is encoded by the coding sequence ATGAGAAGGAATACACCCTTTTATACATATATTAAGCGTCTGAAGAAGTTTAGATTTTATCATATTATCGTATATGCATTACTTGGTCTTATTATGTTTGCGCTAATGTATTCAAACGTAACTCCCGAGAATTTACAGCTTAGCATTGGTGATAAGGCTGACCGTAACCTACGTGCCCCTCAATTTACAATCGATACAGAAAAAACAGAAGAAAAAAGAAACGAAGCTGCTGGTGCAGTGGAGCACGTTTACGTATTGGATGAGGAAAAAGCTGTTCAACAAGTAGAGCGGATTCATATTATTATTGATTCTGTTGAGACAACGAAGCAAGAGGTAGCAAAACTAGGGGAACAAGAAGTGCTAAATGAAGAAGGCGAAATCGAAATACAACAAGTAGATATTCCTCTAGAAGAGCAAATGGCTATTCTTCAAGAAAAGCTAACAAGTAAATTGCCAAGTGATTGGAGAAGAGATATACAAGAAGAGGATTTAATTACTTTATTAAATGCTGATTTTAACCAGTTAAGTGTATTAAGAAATGCAACTATTACGGCTGTTCACAATGCGATGCAACAAGAAATATTAACGGTTGCAGACAGGGATGACGCGCGCAAGTCGTTTGAAACGGAAATGCGGATTACGAGCATTCCAGGTGATAGTGAAAACTCCATCCGTAACGTAGGAATAAACATTGGTAAAATTGCTATTATCCCTAATAAATTTTATGATTCAAAAGCTACACAAGATGAGCGTCAAGCAGCAAAAGATGCTGTAGAACCTGTTGAAATCGCTACAGGTCAGCTTCTCGTAAAAGAAGGAGAAACAATTACTAGAGAGTTGCATAGACAATTAGAAGTTGCGGGTCTTTTGAATACGAACAAATCAATTTTTTCATACGTAGGGTTAGCGTTATTAATTGCAATTATGCTTGCTTCATTAGTTTATTTATTTAACGGGAAAGAAATTAGCAGCCATAATAAAAATTCTTATTTAACGATGTATTTAATTATCTTTACTATTACACTACTTATTATGAAAGTGATAAGTCTTTTCCAACAGTTTGAAAATGCTGCTCAAATAGGCTTTATCGCACCTGTTGCAATGGGAGCAATGTTAACGAAAATGCTAATTAACGAAAGAACAGCAGTGATCACTAGTATTATTTTTGGTATTTGCGGAAGTATCATTTATAATGAATTTCCAGGTACTCTAAACTATTCTTTAGGTATTTACCTACTAGTATCATCGGTTGCAGGTGTTCTGTTTTTAAGCCAACATAACCGTAGATCAACTATTTTACAAGCGGGTATGTTCATATCCTTAATAAATGTAGGGATGATTATATCTTTATTAGCTATTAAAAATACAAATTTCTTTATGATGAATGGATTGTTAAATTTAGGAACGAACATTACGATGGCTGTTGGTTCTGGCGTTGTTGCAGCTGTTTTAACAATCGGGTTATTACCGTTTTTTGAAGCTGGATTCGGAATGCTTTCTACGATGAAATTACTAGAGCTTTCTAATCCAAACCATCCATTATTACGAAAAATACTTATGGAAACACCAGGCACTTATCATCATAGTGTGATGGTTGCTAACTTAGCAGAATCAGCTTGTGAGGCAGTTGGGGCTAATGGGCTGTTAGCAAGGGTTGCATCTTATTATCACGACATCGGAAAAACAAAAAGGCCGAACTACTTTATTGAAAATCAAATGGGGAGAGAAAACCCGCATGATAAGTTACCGCCACAAACGAGTAAAAATATTATAGTAGCCCATGCAACAGATGGGGCTGAAATATTAAGGCAACATAATATGCCAAAAGAAATTATTGATATTGCAGCAGAACATCACGGAACGAGCCTCCTGAAGTTTTTCTACCATAAAGCAAAAGAGCAAAATAGTGAAGTAGAAGAACAAGAGTATCGTTATCCAGGTCCAAAAGCACAATCGAAAGAAGCAGCTATTGTAGGTACTGCAGATAGCATTGAAGCAGCTGTTCGATCGCTAAACAATCCAACCCCTGAAAGAATTGAGACAATTGTTAAAGCAATCATTAAAGACCGGATCCAGGATGAGCAATATAGCGAATGTGATATAACGTTTAAAGAATTAGAATTAATAAGCCAGTCATTCTGTGAAACGTTGCAAGGAATATTCCATTCAAGAATTGAGTATCCAGAAGCAGCTAACAAGAAAGTGGAGGGTAAATAA
- the recO gene encoding DNA repair protein RecO: protein MLHKCEGIVIRTNQYGETNKIVTLYTKEIGKVGVMARGANKPSSRLTAVSQLFCHGYFLFQRGKGLGSLQQGDIVESMRKVREDIFLTAYCSYIVELTDKVTEDNQKNPFLFELLRLTLQSINEGKDPEILTFIYEMKMLSVIGIAPELSQCSCCGASEGKFAFSVREGGFICHRCFHRDPHLLKVSEGTLKLLRIFYFYDLHKIGNISVKETTRKEIRKVLDAYYETYSGIVLKSKRFLNQMGSLRATLSDDSNES, encoded by the coding sequence TTGTTACATAAATGCGAAGGAATCGTTATTCGAACAAACCAATACGGAGAAACGAACAAAATCGTGACACTTTACACAAAAGAAATAGGGAAAGTCGGTGTCATGGCAAGAGGTGCTAACAAACCAAGTAGCAGACTTACAGCAGTCTCCCAATTGTTTTGCCATGGATATTTTTTATTTCAAAGAGGCAAAGGATTAGGCAGTCTTCAACAAGGTGATATTGTAGAATCCATGAGAAAAGTAAGAGAAGACATCTTTTTAACGGCTTATTGCTCCTACATTGTTGAATTAACCGATAAAGTAACCGAAGATAATCAAAAGAACCCCTTTCTTTTTGAACTATTACGACTTACTTTACAATCGATCAATGAGGGGAAAGACCCCGAAATATTAACTTTTATATATGAAATGAAAATGTTGTCTGTTATCGGTATCGCTCCTGAATTAAGCCAATGTTCGTGCTGTGGGGCATCAGAAGGAAAATTTGCTTTCTCTGTACGTGAAGGTGGTTTTATATGTCATCGTTGCTTTCATCGTGACCCGCATCTCTTAAAAGTGTCAGAAGGAACACTTAAGCTTCTTAGAATTTTTTACTTTTACGACCTTCATAAAATTGGGAATATTTCCGTGAAGGAAACAACGAGAAAAGAAATTCGTAAAGTATTAGATGCATATTATGAAACATATTCAGGGATAGTATTAAAATCAAAGAGATTTCTAAATCAAATGGGCTCACTGCGTGCTACTTTGTCAGATGATTCGAATGAAAGTTGA
- the ybeY gene encoding rRNA maturation RNase YbeY — protein sequence MMLQIDLVDETSLLNEQQFTGLEDLLQFAAEMEKVPNNAELSVTFVTNERIQEINREYRDKDYPTDVISFALEEMGEGELEIVYAEEVPTILGDIIISVQKAKEQAEEYNHSFERELGFLAVHGLLHLLGYDHETEEEEKEMFQKQKDILNAYGLKRN from the coding sequence ATAATGTTACAAATCGATTTAGTAGACGAAACATCACTGTTAAATGAACAACAATTTACAGGGCTAGAAGATTTGTTGCAGTTTGCGGCTGAAATGGAAAAAGTCCCTAACAATGCGGAACTCTCTGTCACTTTTGTGACAAATGAACGCATTCAAGAAATTAATCGAGAATATCGAGATAAAGACTATCCAACTGATGTTATATCCTTTGCCCTAGAAGAGATGGGAGAGGGAGAATTAGAGATTGTGTATGCGGAAGAAGTGCCGACTATCCTCGGAGATATCATTATTTCTGTTCAAAAAGCAAAAGAGCAGGCAGAGGAATATAATCATTCATTTGAACGTGAATTAGGCTTCTTAGCTGTACATGGTTTGTTACATTTATTAGGGTACGACCATGAAACGGAAGAAGAGGAAAAGGAAATGTTTCAAAAGCAAAAGGATATTTTAAACGCCTATGGCCTCAAAAGAAACTAA
- a CDS encoding diacylglycerol kinase family protein — translation MASKETKKSFRGSLSKSFFFALEGFMYVLKNERNIKIHIIIAIFMILLSLYLNISKIEWVVLFLIIGGMVVIEIINTAIENVVDLVTEEFHPLAKIAKDVAASAALVFAVVAVVVGIILYLPYIVQLVK, via the coding sequence ATGGCCTCAAAAGAAACTAAAAAGAGTTTTAGAGGGTCGTTATCGAAAAGTTTCTTTTTTGCACTTGAAGGATTTATGTATGTGTTAAAAAACGAAAGAAACATAAAAATCCACATTATTATTGCCATTTTTATGATACTACTCTCTCTTTACTTAAATATTTCCAAAATAGAGTGGGTTGTGTTGTTTCTTATAATAGGTGGAATGGTAGTAATAGAAATAATAAATACAGCTATTGAAAATGTTGTTGATTTAGTGACGGAAGAATTTCACCCTTTAGCAAAAATAGCCAAAGATGTTGCGGCATCTGCGGCTTTAGTCTTTGCGGTGGTTGCGGTGGTTGTTGGCATTATATTATACTTACCGTACATTGTTCAGTTAGTTAAATAA
- the glyQ gene encoding glycine--tRNA ligase subunit alpha, with protein MNIQQMILTLQNHWSEQGCILMQAYDVEKGAGTMSPYTFLRSIGPEPWNVAYVEPSRRPVDGRYGDNPNRLYQHHQFQVIMKPSPDNIQEFYLQSLVKLGIDPLKHDIRFVEDNWEAPTLGAAGLGWEVWLDGMEITQFTYFQQVGGIECKPVSVEITYGIERLASYIQDKENVFDLEWTDGFTVKDIFYQPEYEHSKYTFETSDPEMLFHLFDVYEKEAHRQMEHGLVHPAYDYVLKCSHTFNQLDARGAISVTERTGYIGRVRNLARKVARTFYEEREKLGFPILNKEGK; from the coding sequence ATGAATATTCAACAAATGATTTTAACTTTACAAAATCATTGGTCAGAACAAGGTTGTATTTTAATGCAAGCATATGATGTTGAAAAAGGGGCGGGAACGATGAGTCCATATACGTTTTTACGCAGTATCGGACCGGAGCCGTGGAATGTAGCATACGTTGAGCCATCTAGGAGACCAGTGGATGGGAGATACGGGGATAATCCTAACCGACTTTATCAACATCACCAATTTCAAGTTATCATGAAACCATCTCCAGATAACATTCAAGAGTTCTACTTACAATCATTAGTTAAACTAGGAATTGACCCATTAAAACATGATATTCGCTTTGTAGAAGATAATTGGGAAGCACCGACACTAGGTGCTGCTGGACTAGGATGGGAAGTTTGGTTAGACGGCATGGAAATTACCCAATTTACGTATTTTCAACAAGTTGGTGGAATAGAGTGTAAACCAGTTTCAGTTGAAATTACGTACGGTATTGAACGTCTAGCATCGTACATCCAGGATAAAGAAAATGTGTTTGACTTAGAATGGACAGATGGATTTACAGTTAAAGATATTTTTTATCAGCCAGAATATGAACATTCAAAATATACGTTTGAAACGTCTGATCCTGAAATGCTATTCCATTTATTCGATGTTTATGAAAAGGAAGCTCATAGGCAGATGGAACATGGATTAGTTCATCCGGCTTACGATTATGTATTAAAATGCTCACACACGTTTAATCAATTAGATGCTAGAGGAGCAATATCCGTAACAGAACGTACTGGATATATAGGGCGTGTTCGGAATTTAGCTAGAAAAGTAGCAAGAACGTTCTACGAAGAAAGAGAAAAGTTAGGTTTCCCAATTTTAAATAAGGAGGGAAAATAA
- the era gene encoding GTPase Era — protein MNNQAFKSGFVSIIGRPNVGKSTFLNRVIGQKIAIMSDKPQTTRNKIQGVYTENDSQIIFIDTPGIHKPKHKLGDFMMKVAQNTLKEVDLVLFMINAVEGYGRGDEFIIERLKETKTPVFLVVNKIDEVHPDELFPLIDHYKSLFPFKQIIPISALQGNNVGTLLDLIKEFLPEGPQYYPADQVTDHPERFIVSELIREKVLHLTREEVPHSIAVAIDSMKRRPNGDIIDVQATIVVERDSQKGIVIGKQGKVLKEVGQRARVDIEALLGSKVFLELWVKVQKDWRNKQSQLRDFGFREDEY, from the coding sequence ATGAATAATCAAGCTTTTAAATCAGGTTTTGTTTCCATTATTGGTCGTCCTAATGTTGGGAAATCAACCTTTCTAAATAGAGTTATTGGACAAAAGATTGCAATTATGAGTGATAAACCACAAACAACTCGTAATAAAATTCAAGGTGTTTACACGGAAAACGACTCGCAAATTATTTTTATCGATACACCAGGTATTCATAAACCGAAGCATAAACTTGGTGATTTCATGATGAAAGTTGCCCAAAATACGTTAAAAGAAGTAGACTTAGTCCTATTTATGATAAACGCGGTAGAAGGATACGGTAGGGGTGACGAATTCATCATTGAACGTTTAAAAGAAACGAAAACACCTGTGTTTTTAGTTGTTAATAAAATTGACGAAGTGCACCCTGATGAACTATTTCCATTAATTGACCACTATAAATCTTTATTCCCGTTTAAGCAAATTATTCCGATATCTGCTTTACAAGGGAATAATGTTGGGACACTGTTGGATTTAATTAAAGAATTTCTTCCAGAAGGCCCACAATATTACCCAGCTGATCAAGTAACGGATCATCCTGAACGCTTTATTGTTTCAGAGTTGATAAGAGAAAAAGTTTTGCACTTAACACGAGAAGAAGTTCCACATTCTATTGCAGTTGCAATTGATTCAATGAAACGTAGACCTAATGGCGATATTATTGACGTTCAGGCAACGATTGTTGTGGAAAGAGATTCCCAAAAAGGTATTGTCATCGGAAAGCAAGGAAAAGTGTTAAAAGAAGTTGGGCAACGTGCCCGTGTGGATATTGAGGCTTTACTTGGTTCGAAAGTCTTTTTGGAACTTTGGGTTAAGGTACAAAAGGATTGGAGAAATAAACAATCACAATTAAGAGACTTTGGCTTTAGAGAAGATGAATATTAA
- a CDS encoding PhoH family protein — MSEGLVMMNQQLENPNEALSLFGNQDVHLKRLEEELNVSIVTRGESLNVSGEPQNVEIVDQILQQLILVIRKGIKISERDVIYAVQLARENNLQSFQDLYEEEITKNVKGKSIRVKTLGQRQYVSAIKKNDLVFGIGPAGTGKTYLAVVMAVSALKNGNVKRIILTRPAVEAGESLGFLPGDLKEKVDPYLRPLYDALHDVFGNEHTQRLIERGVIEIAPLAYMRGRTLDDAFVILDEAQNTTQAQMKMFLTRLGFGSKMVITGDVTQVDLPKGVQSGLSVARKILDNVNGIKFIELEQSDVVRHPLVAKIINAYEKTNEK, encoded by the coding sequence ATGTCAGAAGGATTAGTCATGATGAATCAACAATTAGAAAATCCAAATGAAGCATTAAGCTTATTTGGGAATCAAGACGTACATTTAAAACGATTAGAAGAAGAGTTAAACGTATCGATTGTAACACGTGGAGAATCATTAAATGTTTCTGGAGAACCACAAAATGTAGAGATAGTAGATCAAATACTACAGCAACTAATTTTGGTCATACGAAAAGGAATAAAAATATCGGAGCGCGATGTTATTTATGCTGTTCAGCTAGCTCGTGAGAATAATTTACAATCTTTTCAAGATCTGTATGAAGAAGAGATTACGAAAAACGTTAAAGGGAAATCAATCCGTGTTAAAACGTTAGGACAAAGGCAATATGTTTCAGCCATTAAGAAAAATGATTTAGTTTTTGGTATAGGTCCAGCGGGTACCGGAAAAACATATTTAGCTGTAGTAATGGCTGTTAGTGCATTAAAAAATGGTAATGTAAAACGAATCATTTTAACTCGACCTGCTGTAGAAGCTGGTGAAAGTCTAGGGTTTCTACCAGGAGATTTGAAAGAGAAAGTGGATCCTTATTTACGCCCTTTATATGATGCACTCCATGACGTATTTGGGAACGAGCACACCCAACGACTTATTGAAAGAGGAGTTATTGAGATTGCACCACTAGCATACATGCGTGGCCGAACTTTAGACGATGCGTTTGTTATTTTAGATGAAGCGCAAAATACAACACAGGCACAGATGAAAATGTTTTTAACTCGTTTAGGTTTCGGTTCTAAAATGGTGATTACAGGAGATGTTACTCAAGTAGATTTACCAAAGGGAGTACAATCAGGGTTATCTGTAGCGAGGAAAATTTTAGATAACGTAAATGGTATTAAATTTATCGAATTAGAACAATCTGATGTTGTGCGTCATCCTCTTGTTGCAAAAATTATTAATGCATATGAAAAGACAAATGAAAAATAA
- a CDS encoding helix-turn-helix transcriptional regulator, translating to MVNDIELNKRQKHILEIVKDHGPITGEAIADQLNLTRATLRPDLAILTMAGFLDARPRVGYFYTGKTGSQLLSDKINKIRVEDHQSLPVVVNESVSVYDAIVTMFLEDVGTLFVVDEHSTLVGVLSRKDLLRASIGKQELNTIPVNIIMTRMPNITFCLKEDLIIDVANKLIEKQIDALPVVKKTNKGYEVVGRITKTNITKLLVALSNDEIM from the coding sequence GTGGTGAATGATATCGAACTTAATAAGCGTCAAAAACATATTTTAGAAATTGTAAAGGACCATGGACCGATTACTGGAGAAGCGATTGCGGATCAATTAAACTTAACTCGTGCTACTTTAAGGCCTGACTTAGCAATATTAACAATGGCAGGGTTTTTAGACGCTCGGCCACGTGTAGGGTATTTTTACACAGGAAAAACAGGCTCTCAACTTCTATCTGATAAAATTAATAAAATTAGAGTAGAGGACCATCAATCCCTCCCAGTTGTCGTAAATGAAAGTGTTTCCGTTTATGATGCTATCGTTACGATGTTTTTAGAAGATGTAGGGACACTGTTCGTTGTAGATGAACACTCAACGTTAGTAGGGGTATTATCGAGAAAAGACTTATTAAGAGCGAGTATTGGAAAACAAGAATTAAATACAATACCTGTTAATATTATCATGACAAGAATGCCAAACATTACATTTTGTTTAAAAGAGGATTTAATAATTGATGTTGCAAACAAACTGATTGAAAAGCAAATCGATGCTCTTCCGGTCGTGAAAAAAACAAACAAAGGTTATGAAGTGGTAGGCAGAATTACGAAAACGAATATAACAAAATTACTTGTTGCCTTATCAAACGATGAAATAATGTAA
- a CDS encoding cytidine deaminase, translating to MNINALIEEAKSARERAYVPYSKFKVGAALLMRDGKVFKGCNIENASYGMTNCAERTALFKAYSEGETEVEAIAVVADTDRPVPPCGACRQVISELCSKDTKVILTNLKGDIQQLTVEELLPGAFTAEDMNE from the coding sequence GTGAACATTAATGCATTAATTGAAGAAGCAAAATCAGCAAGAGAACGAGCATACGTACCTTACTCTAAATTTAAAGTAGGCGCTGCTTTACTAATGCGTGATGGGAAAGTTTTTAAAGGTTGTAATATAGAAAATGCTTCATATGGCATGACGAATTGTGCAGAAAGAACAGCTCTGTTTAAAGCGTATTCAGAAGGGGAAACGGAAGTAGAAGCAATTGCAGTGGTTGCTGATACTGACAGACCTGTCCCTCCTTGTGGAGCTTGTCGCCAAGTTATTTCCGAATTATGTTCAAAAGATACAAAAGTGATCTTAACGAACTTAAAAGGTGATATTCAGCAACTAACTGTCGAAGAATTACTACCAGGAGCATTTACAGCGGAGGATATGAATGAATAA
- the glyS gene encoding glycine--tRNA ligase subunit beta, protein MANRDLLIEIGLEEMPARFVTSSMNQLSDKIKEWATEHQLSFEQILPYSTPRRLAIVVKNLSEKQSDVTIEAKGPAKKIAQDEDGNWSKAAQGFVRGQGVSVDDIFFKEINGIEYVHVQKHVKGKETSKLLKELTEVITSLHFPKNMRWANEDLRYVRPIKWLTVLFGEEIVPVEIANVKANRFTYGHRFLGEKVTIASPEKYVETLLGQFVIVDSMERKEAIRSQLAILGDENGWSIPVDADLLEEVNNLVEYPTALFGNFEEEYLSLPEEVLITSMKEHQRYFPVKSKEGQLLPHFVTVRNGNHEHLDVVARGNEKVLRARLSDAAFFYKEDEKLVIDEAVAKLDKIVFHEEIGTTGTKVKRVRAFAEHIAKQLEMDDETLQHVLRAGAIYKFDLVSQMVYEFPELQGIMGEKYAKAKGEADVVAVAINEHYMPRSADDNTPSSDIGALLSIADKLDTIASFFAIGVIPTGSQDPYALRRQASGVVHTLLNKGWSTLSLQSLLQYLIDEYKNVEILKRDKEEVLQELLSFFGLRMKNLLQEENVRYDIIDAVLSLPLSDVSSIVTKAKVLEEKKQTNNFKGIVESLSRVLNIAKKAVGEHEINPSLFKQSEEEALYAAYKELQESINITIEEQRFSDAFDMLANLQQTIDAYFDNIMVMTDEEEVKVNRLAQMAKLASVIATFGDWNKILVK, encoded by the coding sequence ATGGCAAACAGAGATTTATTAATTGAAATTGGTCTAGAAGAAATGCCAGCGCGATTCGTTACTAGTTCAATGAACCAACTTTCAGATAAAATAAAAGAGTGGGCAACGGAGCATCAACTTTCGTTTGAGCAAATTTTACCTTACTCAACTCCACGCAGATTAGCAATAGTTGTAAAAAACTTATCGGAAAAACAAAGTGACGTAACAATAGAAGCTAAAGGACCTGCCAAAAAAATTGCACAAGATGAAGATGGAAATTGGTCAAAAGCAGCGCAAGGATTTGTGAGAGGTCAAGGCGTATCTGTTGATGATATATTTTTTAAAGAGATAAATGGGATTGAATATGTACATGTGCAAAAACATGTTAAAGGAAAAGAAACTTCTAAATTATTAAAAGAACTAACAGAAGTAATTACTTCCCTACATTTCCCTAAAAATATGAGATGGGCAAATGAAGACTTACGTTATGTTCGTCCGATAAAATGGTTAACTGTACTGTTTGGAGAAGAAATTGTACCTGTTGAGATTGCAAATGTAAAAGCAAATCGTTTCACATATGGTCACCGTTTCTTAGGAGAGAAAGTTACAATCGCATCTCCAGAAAAGTATGTAGAAACATTATTAGGCCAATTCGTAATTGTCGATTCAATGGAAAGAAAAGAAGCGATTCGTTCTCAATTAGCTATTCTGGGTGATGAAAATGGGTGGAGCATTCCTGTAGATGCTGACCTTTTAGAAGAGGTAAATAATTTAGTTGAATATCCTACTGCTCTATTCGGCAACTTTGAAGAAGAATACTTATCACTACCGGAAGAAGTATTAATAACTTCAATGAAAGAACATCAACGTTATTTCCCAGTGAAAAGTAAAGAAGGTCAGCTGTTACCTCATTTTGTTACAGTGAGAAATGGTAATCATGAACATTTAGATGTTGTAGCTAGAGGTAATGAAAAAGTTTTACGTGCAAGATTATCAGATGCAGCATTTTTCTATAAAGAGGACGAAAAACTTGTCATTGACGAGGCGGTTGCGAAGCTAGATAAAATCGTATTCCATGAAGAAATCGGAACAACCGGAACGAAAGTAAAAAGAGTTCGCGCTTTTGCTGAACATATAGCTAAACAATTAGAAATGGACGACGAAACGCTTCAACACGTTTTAAGAGCAGGGGCAATTTATAAGTTTGACCTAGTATCTCAAATGGTGTATGAATTCCCAGAGCTACAAGGCATAATGGGAGAAAAATATGCAAAAGCAAAAGGTGAAGCAGATGTTGTGGCTGTAGCGATTAATGAACATTATATGCCACGTTCGGCAGACGACAATACTCCATCTTCGGACATCGGTGCATTACTAAGTATTGCTGATAAGCTAGATACTATTGCAAGTTTCTTTGCAATTGGAGTAATTCCAACAGGCTCTCAAGACCCATACGCGTTACGCAGACAGGCTTCTGGAGTAGTTCATACGCTTTTAAATAAAGGATGGTCAACGTTATCTTTACAATCTTTACTTCAATATTTAATAGACGAGTATAAAAATGTAGAAATATTAAAACGTGACAAAGAGGAAGTTCTACAAGAACTACTTTCATTCTTTGGATTAAGAATGAAAAATCTCCTTCAAGAGGAAAATGTACGATATGATATTATCGATGCGGTGTTATCCTTACCGTTATCGGACGTATCTTCTATCGTTACGAAAGCGAAAGTGTTAGAAGAGAAAAAGCAAACAAACAACTTTAAAGGTATTGTTGAATCATTAAGTCGTGTATTAAACATTGCGAAAAAGGCAGTGGGAGAGCACGAAATAAACCCATCTTTGTTTAAGCAATCTGAGGAAGAAGCTCTATATGCTGCATATAAAGAACTTCAAGAAAGTATTAATATAACGATAGAAGAACAGCGTTTTTCAGACGCGTTTGACATGTTAGCGAATTTACAACAAACAATTGATGCTTATTTTGATAACATAATGGTCATGACAGATGAAGAGGAAGTAAAGGTAAATCGTCTAGCACAAATGGCTAAATTAGCATCTGTAATCGCTACTTTTGGTGACTGGAATAAAATATTAGTAAAGTAA